TGTACGCCTAGTTTTTTAACCAGTTGATCTCTAAACATAATGGTTTCAGCGAAATTATGACCTGTATCGATATGTACTAAAGGAAAAGGTATTTTTGACGGATAGAAAGCTTTTTTTGCTAAATGGGTTAATAAAATGGAATCTTTACCTCCAGAAAACAATAGTACCGGGTTTTCAAATTGTGCGGCTATTTCACGGATGACAAAAATAGCTTCCGATTCCAATTCCTTAAGATGACTGATTATGTAGTTACTCATTAATTTTTTTTATTTTTTGTGAGATATAATTCATTATTTTTTGTAGTGATACTTCTATGGTTTCATTATCCGTTATGATTTCTATATCTGCACAGGTTGGAGGTTCGTAAGGCGCATTTATGCCCGTCATATTTTGTATTTCACCTGCACGGGCTTTTTTATAAAGGCCTTTAACATCACGGCGTTCGCATTCTTCTAAGCTCGTGTTAACGTATATTTCAATAAAATTGTCCGCACCTACCGTTTTTTTTATATTCTCTCTATCTAATAAATAAGGAGATACAAATGCACCTAATACAACGATCCCTGCATCTATAAATAAATTAGATATTTCAGCAATTCTTCGAATGTTTTCGGTTCTGTCTTCACTAGAAAAGCCTAAATTTTTGTTTATACCTCGTCGTATGTTGTCTCCATCTAAAGTATAGGTAGAGATGCCTAAGTTGTACAGTTCAACTTCTACTAAGTTAGCTAATGTAGATTTTCCTGAACCCGATAATCCAGTAAACCAAATTAGCATAGCATTAAGCTTATGCATTTTTTGGCGATCCAATCTACTTATCTTATAATCTTGATGGATTACATTCTTGTTCATATTGTTTTTTTTGGGATTTTGGATCTCTTTCTTTTGGGTCTCTTTTGTCCAATCCATAATTAATTCGGTACCACAATTTTTCATGAAAAAAGTATAAACTCATTTTTGTTATTATTTCTGCACTTCCTATTTTAAGCCCTATTAGAGGATTGCCAGAAATTAACCAAGACAGCATAATGGTATCTAGAGTACCTATGGCTCTCCAAGAAAATGTTTTAATGATATGCCTGCTGTTGCTGTTTTTTATTTTTGAATTGAACCAAAGTCTTTCATGGAAGTAGTACAATATCATTTTTGTTATCAGCTCTGTAGCACCAATCTTAACACCCGTAAATATATCTCCTGATATATACCATGATAACAAAAAGGTATCTAAAGTACCAATAGCCCGCCAAGTCATGGTTTTTGCTAAATGACGTTTGTTAATTTTAAACATATAGATTATTTATAACAGAGATATTAATTGTTGGTTTTTATGCTTTTGGTTGCTTGAAACTTTACTAAAAGTATATTCCCTTTTTAAGCACTGTTATTTGGTAACCTTTAATTAAACTTTACCAATACTTTTTATTTTAAAACCAATAGCTTTTAATTTTGAAGAGTCTAAAATATTTCGACCGTCAAAAACAAACGCTGGCTTGAGCATGCTTTTATAAATGCGTTCCCAATCATAATCCCTAAACTCATCCCATTCTGTTAATACAGCTATAGCATGCGAATCTTCAAAAGCCTTATACGGATCTGGTTCAACTTTTAAATGTTTTGAATTTTTTTCTTCTGACCTTGAGTTAAGATATTTAACATCATATCGAATTTGAGGCTCGCTAACTCTTGGATCATAAACTGATACGTTTGCGTTTTCTTCAATGAGTTGATCTGCCACATAGATAGCGGCAGATTCTCTAGTATCATTAGTATCCTTTTTAAAAGCCCAGCCTAAAAAGGCTATTTTCTTGCCTGAAACAGTATTATACAACGTTTTAATAATATTTGTAGCAAATCGTGTGCGCTGATGGTTATTCATAATAATAACCTGTTCCCAATAACTCGCTACTTCTTCTAGGCCTAATGATTTTGAAATATATACTAAATTCAGAATATCTTTTTGAAAGCAAGATCCTCCAAAACCAACTGAAGCTTGGATAAACTTAGAACCAATTCTACTATCCATACCAACAGCTTTAGAAACCTCTACTATATTTGCACCTGTGGCTTCACATAATTCAGATAATGAATTTATAGAAGATATTCGTTGAGCCAAAAATGCATTTGCTGTTAATTTAGATAACTCTGAAGACCATAAGCTAGTTGTAATTATTTTATCTTTAGGTACCCAAGAACTATAAATATCCACTAACGATTGGATAGCCATTTGCCCTTCAGGTGTTTCATTTCCTCCAATTAATATTCTGTCTGGAGATTCTAAATCCGCAATAGCGGTACCTTCTGCCAAAAACTCGGGATTAGATAATATCTGAAAAGACACACCGTTTCCTGTATTGTCCAAAATGTTTTGGATGGTTTCAGCGGTTCTTACAGGAAGTGTTGATTTTTCAACAATAATTTTATTTGTTTGTGAAACCATAGCAATTTGGCGTGCACATAATTCTATATATTTCAAATCAGCAGCCATTCCTTTACCAACTCCGTAGGTTTTGGTAGGAGTGTT
The genomic region above belongs to Mariniflexile litorale and contains:
- a CDS encoding DUF2061 domain-containing protein, with protein sequence MFKINKRHLAKTMTWRAIGTLDTFLLSWYISGDIFTGVKIGATELITKMILYYFHERLWFNSKIKNSNSRHIIKTFSWRAIGTLDTIMLSWLISGNPLIGLKIGSAEIITKMSLYFFHEKLWYRINYGLDKRDPKERDPKSQKKQYEQECNPSRL
- the cysC gene encoding adenylyl-sulfate kinase, with the translated sequence MNKNVIHQDYKISRLDRQKMHKLNAMLIWFTGLSGSGKSTLANLVEVELYNLGISTYTLDGDNIRRGINKNLGFSSEDRTENIRRIAEISNLFIDAGIVVLGAFVSPYLLDRENIKKTVGADNFIEIYVNTSLEECERRDVKGLYKKARAGEIQNMTGINAPYEPPTCADIEIITDNETIEVSLQKIMNYISQKIKKINE
- a CDS encoding nucleotide sugar dehydrogenase, with amino-acid sequence MIENICCIGAGYVGGPTMAVIALKNPHIKVTVVDLNVQRIKDWNDSDLHKLPIYEPGLSEVVEKARGRNLFFSTDVDKAIDEAQMIFISVNTPTKTYGVGKGMAADLKYIELCARQIAMVSQTNKIIVEKSTLPVRTAETIQNILDNTGNGVSFQILSNPEFLAEGTAIADLESPDRILIGGNETPEGQMAIQSLVDIYSSWVPKDKIITTSLWSSELSKLTANAFLAQRISSINSLSELCEATGANIVEVSKAVGMDSRIGSKFIQASVGFGGSCFQKDILNLVYISKSLGLEEVASYWEQVIIMNNHQRTRFATNIIKTLYNTVSGKKIAFLGWAFKKDTNDTRESAAIYVADQLIEENANVSVYDPRVSEPQIRYDVKYLNSRSEEKNSKHLKVEPDPYKAFEDSHAIAVLTEWDEFRDYDWERIYKSMLKPAFVFDGRNILDSSKLKAIGFKIKSIGKV